The sequence below is a genomic window from Candidatus Marimicrobium litorale.
CTCGTTTGATATTCTTCTTTCTGTGTAACGCTATGCCTTCTGCGAAGGCATGGCGCAATAAGGTGCTGAGGAGCTCTACATCTTTACCGAGCGACTTGGCCCAGGGCATTAGTGAGTAGGACTGCCGGGTAGGCTCGCCAATCGTTATTACCGTGTTCCCAAAAGGCACACCCAAAAATTCACTCTCGCGTTTTACATCAAAGAAAATATAGGCAACCTTACTCGGGGGGGCAGGGACGCCCCGCATTACCATCGGCAGAACAGGTTTGTGGTGAAGGTTTATCTTGCAGGCCCGACTGAGCTCGATTGTGTTGTCATAAATGATTGCGGTATAGGGGCTGTTCAGAGAGGGGAAGAAATGCAATTGCAATCCGCTGGCATCAACCCCCCTAACGTCCAGTTCAGGCCGGGGTGCAATATAGGGCTGACCTGGCTCTTTACACACACCCAATTCACGCAGGCGCTCCTCCAGGTGAAACAGTCGGTCAACGCCCCAGTACCACTCACCAGCATAGTAGAGCATCGCGCCTGAATAGTGATCCAATTCTGCAAGGCGCGCAGACCCTGCCTCGAGAGCCGCTTCAGCTTCCTCCACAGTCACCTGACCAGCATCGATAGAGCCATCTGACCATAAGCTGGTGCTAATACCTTCAACCTGATTTAGAAAATCTTTTGCGCCAAGCTTTGTAAGCGCTCGATTAGCCGCCTGCTGCAATTCAGGCTCAGGCACCACCCCAGCATTATCGGGAAAGCTCAAGCCATAATGCGGCGCTATCAATCCACAGTCACGCCGTGCCCAAACTGCCAGCTTTTCTTCCTCAGGCTGGCTGCGGCCGCCGGTTGCGCGGATAAGATGCGGCACAACTTCAATGTCATAACTCTCGGCAAACTGCGCGACTACCTGCGCCATCAGGTGCGAGTAGGGATCGTCCACCTGGTGGAAATACTCCACTACATGAGGCAGACCTTGGGCTTTGCGCTTCTTCTCGACAGCTACTCGCTTCTTCGCTCTCCGTCCGGCGTTTGCAAATCCGCTTAATCGCTTTGACACTAAAAAGCGCAGCAGGCGCGACGGGTCAACCAGGTAAGAGGCAGTGGGATTGTTCTCTGGTTCAAGCATATGAAAACTCTCGTGTTTTTTTGTTGCCGATCAACCCCTCGGGGCAATCCAGATCGGCGAAGACCAGGCGCGTTCCTGCAGCGTTCTGGCCAGGTCTGGCCGCGGCTCTCGATCGGCTCGAATCGCATCCCAGGTAGACCAGCGGCAGGTGGGATTCTCTATCGCGCGCGCATAGTAAAACGCACGCTGCGATGGGTCGAAGTCGGGGTCGTGCCACAAAGCTACCAGTTGCTCCGAACCGGTCTCCGGGTTGATCGAACAGTCAGAAACATCGACTCGGGCTCCGTTGTCCGGGCAACGTTTCGTCGCTTGGTCTACCGCCGCGCCACCGGCGCAGGCGACATCCATCACTTCCTCATGGGTGTTGCCAGCGACATCGATCCAGCCCTTGATGACCTGCACGCGCTGCAGGGGGGCGCTTTCGGGGTCCGCTGCGGCCATCACAATAAAGCCCGGTGCCTGCCCTTCTGCGTTGGCCGACAGTTCCCCGCCCATACTGACGCCGTTGGCGTAGGCTCGCTGGCTCCCATCAGCAGATGCCAGCATGCTCTGATCAAACCCATAACCCGCGAAAAACTTCAGCGAGATGCGCGGCCCCGATGTAGCAAAGACTTCCCGCCTTCGAAACGCATCATAGATCGACTCCCGGGTATTCTCCTCAGCCCAGGCCGCCGCCAGGCCTGAAGCGCCATAGAGTGGATTAGCGCCACGGGAGTAGAGATCGCCGTTGATGCGCGTATACATCCCCTTGCCCTGGGGTGTAGGGTTGA
It includes:
- a CDS encoding DsbA family protein, which codes for MLEPENNPTASYLVDPSRLLRFLVSKRLSGFANAGRRAKKRVAVEKKRKAQGLPHVVEYFHQVDDPYSHLMAQVVAQFAESYDIEVVPHLIRATGGRSQPEEEKLAVWARRDCGLIAPHYGLSFPDNAGVVPEPELQQAANRALTKLGAKDFLNQVEGISTSLWSDGSIDAGQVTVEEAEAALEAGSARLAELDHYSGAMLYYAGEWYWGVDRLFHLEERLRELGVCKEPGQPYIAPRPELDVRGVDASGLQLHFFPSLNSPYTAIIYDNTIELSRACKINLHHKPVLPMVMRGVPAPPSKVAYIFFDVKRESEFLGVPFGNTVITIGEPTRQSYSLMPWAKSLGKDVELLSTLLRHAFAEGIALHRKKNIKRAVEEVGLDWTEALKHLGGEDWKPFIEKHQDEMVEGMGLWGVPSYRLCGPAGEPDLEVWGQDRLWLVAAEIRRRASL